The Algoriphagus sanaruensis genome window below encodes:
- a CDS encoding glycosyltransferase family 87 protein, whose protein sequence is MAGILFFLAQVPREEFSLTFLLFSLAFAGMVGLFFLAEEKLNFRSVLLAGLLLRLAVFPFAPQWSDDFVRFLWDGELLKIDQNPYDQTPREWQEANDDPDNSYLNQLFDNLNSPDYYSVYPPLNQAIFWLGAKASKCFVWNGYFTLRLILLLGEIGVFVLLWKILMAFQLPIKRIFWYWFNPLVIMEITGNLHFEGLVLLFLMASIWAIQKGKLGLSGGFWGIAIGMKLLPLMLAPAFLALGKSRKSVWFWVGTALATLISFTPLLIEHSWVNFAQSLKLYQGKFEFNASIYYLLREVGFWIEGYNTIAFLTKILSLSTGILIGYFSWKRQPKSLFELVDLMVLIYLVYLILQPVVHPWYILPALGLSVLRGKMTFSLWGFGAIFSYQAYENADFQEQYLYLILEYGLVVLGIYLDYFSKKMKPHRHIEVT, encoded by the coding sequence ATGGCGGGAATCTTGTTTTTCCTTGCTCAGGTGCCAAGGGAAGAGTTTAGCTTGACTTTTTTGCTGTTTTCATTGGCTTTTGCGGGGATGGTTGGGCTGTTTTTTTTAGCAGAAGAAAAGCTCAACTTTCGAAGCGTGTTATTGGCAGGACTGCTGCTTCGATTGGCAGTTTTTCCATTTGCTCCACAGTGGTCAGATGACTTTGTTCGATTTCTTTGGGACGGAGAACTGCTGAAAATCGACCAGAATCCTTACGATCAAACACCACGGGAATGGCAAGAGGCAAATGATGATCCCGACAATTCTTATCTCAATCAACTTTTCGATAATCTGAATTCCCCAGATTATTATTCCGTCTATCCACCGCTCAATCAGGCGATTTTCTGGTTGGGAGCCAAAGCTTCAAAGTGCTTTGTTTGGAATGGATATTTCACTCTCCGGTTGATTTTACTGTTGGGCGAAATAGGAGTATTTGTCCTACTTTGGAAGATTTTGATGGCATTTCAACTTCCAATCAAACGAATTTTCTGGTATTGGTTCAATCCTTTGGTGATTATGGAAATCACTGGAAATCTACATTTTGAGGGTTTGGTGCTACTTTTTCTGATGGCATCGATTTGGGCGATTCAAAAAGGGAAATTGGGGCTTTCAGGTGGCTTTTGGGGAATTGCGATAGGAATGAAGCTCCTTCCTCTGATGCTGGCCCCAGCATTTTTGGCTTTGGGAAAATCGAGAAAATCGGTCTGGTTTTGGGTTGGAACTGCACTCGCTACACTGATCAGTTTTACCCCGCTTTTGATTGAACATTCTTGGGTCAATTTTGCTCAAAGCCTCAAATTGTATCAGGGCAAATTTGAGTTTAATGCCTCGATCTATTACTTGCTTCGTGAAGTTGGCTTTTGGATAGAGGGATACAATACGATCGCTTTTTTGACGAAAATCCTCAGTTTGTCCACGGGTATCCTGATCGGGTATTTTTCCTGGAAGAGGCAACCAAAATCCCTCTTCGAACTGGTCGATTTGATGGTACTGATTTACTTGGTTTACCTGATCTTACAGCCGGTTGTACATCCTTGGTATATCTTGCCGGCCTTGGGATTGAGTGTGTTGCGAGGGAAAATGACCTTTTCGCTCTGGGGCTTTGGAGCGATCTTCTCCTATCAGGCCTATGAAAATGCTGATTTCCAAGAGCAGTATTTATATCTGATTTTGGAATATGGTCTGGTAGTTCTGGGGATCTATTTGGATTACTTCTCAAAAAAAATGAAACCACATAGACACATAGAAGTCACATAG